A single genomic interval of Cataglyphis hispanica isolate Lineage 1 chromosome 25, ULB_Chis1_1.0, whole genome shotgun sequence harbors:
- the LOC126858505 gene encoding sal-like protein 4 isoform X2, whose product MEGSGTGISRLDCYEDMFKEITRKLYGEDPDHRTSSVQNEFETSVSYKNDEDTENGTDGSDDGNWTYDEEPLKGTDGSRIAAYHAGKATWRCDECGDVMASSPREIAEHFMELHSSRILLDNSRNRHHSPRKDYLQTDFKIEDMITYLERLRERAERTAPPSRRTQETQTVPAALLPVTSSFLLQELPSVPAPQHLQQNTATMTTSATASVSGKRYTCPYCPYGTDRRDLYTRHENIHREEKPFHCYICFKPFNRADHVKKHFMRMHRDHVYDVSRIRRPVGTNAPKPLQQDTTTTPTAATANTSSQQQPQHITCQSTFPSNKGYQLQPNVATSGSGTIGIYQTTAMPAPGGIMQSDANNCNTGRRVQNGGCNSKSHLKGGSKSAQERRYSCAYCPWSGVDNWCLKRHLNTHTKPFACSLCEYKAARAERLSTHVLKVHNRRQCSRCSFLGEDAAQLQIHQLHVHRVSSASAPSTSTAQTAPPPSNRHPQPLHPVGGGRPPPGPPVFPAPAPAIAPATTVIPPSTILGYQLLSREEAEEDRFSEPCHSRDLTCRQDEKENQQRPSERRSRKQSQPRQVKWHWDSRQNLIPALGLQDLTNVELNNRYINVYYAENRRLFEE is encoded by the exons ATGGAGGGGAGTGGCACCGGAATTAGCAGGCTTGATTGCTACGAGGATATGTTTAAGGAAATCACAAGAAAACTTTACGGCGAAGATCCCGATCATAGAA CGTCGAGCGTGCAAAACGAATTTGAAACGTCGGTTTCGTACAAAAACGACGAAGATACAGAAAATGGTACAGATGGCAGTGACGATGGAAACTGGACATACGACGAGGAACCGCTAAAAGGCACTGATGGAAGCCGAATCGCAGCTTATCACGCCGGAAAAGCTACATGGCGATGTGACGAATGCG GCGATGTCATGGCAAGTAGCCCACGCGAGATTGCAGAGCATTTTATGGAACTTCACTCCTCGAGGATTCTACTCGATAATAGTAGAAACAGACATCATTCGCCCCGCAAGGATTATTTGCAAACAGATTTTAAAATCGAGGACATGATTACGTATTTAGAGAGACTCCGTGAACGCGCCGAACGGACGGCACCTCCTTCCAGAAGAACCCAAGAAACACAGACTGTACCTGCGGCTTTACTGCCTGTTACCTCGAGCTTTCTCCTGCAAGAACTGCCATCCGTTCCTGCACCGCAGCATTTGCAACAG aaTACAGCTACGATGACTACCTCCGCTACAGCATCCGTGAGTGGCAAACGATATACTTGTCCATACTGTCCTTATGGAACCGACAGACGCGATCTCTACACGCGACACGAAAACATCCATCGCGAGGAGAAGCCGTTTCACTGCTACATCTGCTTCAAACCCTTCAATCGCGCCGATCACGTAAAGAAGCATTTCATGAGAATGCATCGCGATCATGTTTACGATGTCTCGAGAATACGAAGACCGGTGGGAACAAACGCACCGAAGCCGTTGCAACAGGATACAACGACAACACCAACAGCGGCGACTGCTAATACGAGTAGTCAGCAGCAACCGCAACACATCACTTGTCAATCAACTTTTCCTAGCAACAAGGGTTATCAGTTACAGCCGAATGTCGCTACATCGGGCAGCGGCACCATCGGTATTTATCAAACAACGGCCATGCCCGCGCCGGGAGGAATCATGCAATCTGATGCTAATAACTGCAACACGGGCAGGCGCGTACAAAACGGCGGTTGCAATAGCAAGAGTCATCTTAAAGGTGGCTCGAAGAGCGCGCAAGAACGAAG atattcctGCGCATATTGTCCATGGAGCGGCGTTGATAATTGGTGTCTGAAACGACATTTGAATACCCACACGAAGCCCTTTGCGTGTAGTTTGTGTGAGTACAAAGCAGCTCGCGCCGAGCGACTTTCCACGCATGTGCTCAAGGTTCACAACAGGAGGCAATGTTCGAGATGCTCGTTCCTTGGCGAAGACGCAGCGCAATTACAGATACATCAACTGCATGTTCATCGAGTTAGCAGTGCGAGTGCACCATCGACATCAACTGCTCAAACGGCACCGCCGCCGAGCAATCGCCACCCGCAACCTTTACA CCCCGTGGGAGGAGGACGACCACCACCTGGGCCACCAGTTTTTCCAGCACCAGCTCCAGCAATCGCACCTGCTACCACTGTAATACCGCCGAGCACTATACTCGG TTACCAGCTATTATCGAGGGAAGAAGCCGAGGAGGACCGATTTTCGGAACCGTGCCATTCCCGAGATCTCACGTGTAGACAGGACGAGAAGGAAAATCAACAAAGACCGAGCGAGAGACGATCTAGGAAGCAGAGCCAACCGAGACAGGTGAAATGGCACTGGGATTCCCGGCAGAATCTAATACCCGCGTTGGGTTTACAAGATCTGACAAACGTCGAGTTGAATAATAGGTATATTAACG TATATTATGCAGAAAATAGACGCCTGTTCGAGGAATGA
- the LOC126858505 gene encoding uncharacterized protein LOC126858505 isoform X1 — MEGSGTGISRLDCYEDMFKEITRKLYGEDPDHRTSSVQNEFETSVSYKNDEDTENGTDGSDDGNWTYDEEPLKGTDGSRIAAYHAGKATWRCDECGDVMASSPREIAEHFMELHSSRILLDNSRNRHHSPRKDYLQTDFKIEDMITYLERLRERAERTAPPSRRTQETQTVPAALLPVTSSFLLQELPSVPAPQHLQQNTATMTTSATASVSGKRYTCPYCPYGTDRRDLYTRHENIHREEKPFHCYICFKPFNRADHVKKHFMRMHRDHVYDVSRIRRPVGTNAPKPLQQDTTTTPTAATANTSSQQQPQHITCQSTFPSNKGYQLQPNVATSGSGTIGIYQTTAMPAPGGIMQSDANNCNTGRRVQNGGCNSKSHLKGGSKSAQERRYSCAYCPWSGVDNWCLKRHLNTHTKPFACSLCEYKAARAERLSTHVLKVHNRRQCSRCSFLGEDAAQLQIHQLHVHRVSSASAPSTSTAQTAPPPSNRHPQPLHPVGGGRPPPGPPVFPAPAPAIAPATTVIPPSTILGYQLLSREEAEEDRFSEPCHSRDLTCRQDEKENQQRPSERRSRKQSQPRQVKWHWDSRQNLIPALGLQDLTNVELNNRYINGKISIISGRQQKWIQRRMFKCHLCEKYAPARGVSRRPYHSKASLILHTLWRHKRPSCHEKNRTLTDSLPSTISSITLKATFFTNPNYRYHR; from the exons ATGGAGGGGAGTGGCACCGGAATTAGCAGGCTTGATTGCTACGAGGATATGTTTAAGGAAATCACAAGAAAACTTTACGGCGAAGATCCCGATCATAGAA CGTCGAGCGTGCAAAACGAATTTGAAACGTCGGTTTCGTACAAAAACGACGAAGATACAGAAAATGGTACAGATGGCAGTGACGATGGAAACTGGACATACGACGAGGAACCGCTAAAAGGCACTGATGGAAGCCGAATCGCAGCTTATCACGCCGGAAAAGCTACATGGCGATGTGACGAATGCG GCGATGTCATGGCAAGTAGCCCACGCGAGATTGCAGAGCATTTTATGGAACTTCACTCCTCGAGGATTCTACTCGATAATAGTAGAAACAGACATCATTCGCCCCGCAAGGATTATTTGCAAACAGATTTTAAAATCGAGGACATGATTACGTATTTAGAGAGACTCCGTGAACGCGCCGAACGGACGGCACCTCCTTCCAGAAGAACCCAAGAAACACAGACTGTACCTGCGGCTTTACTGCCTGTTACCTCGAGCTTTCTCCTGCAAGAACTGCCATCCGTTCCTGCACCGCAGCATTTGCAACAG aaTACAGCTACGATGACTACCTCCGCTACAGCATCCGTGAGTGGCAAACGATATACTTGTCCATACTGTCCTTATGGAACCGACAGACGCGATCTCTACACGCGACACGAAAACATCCATCGCGAGGAGAAGCCGTTTCACTGCTACATCTGCTTCAAACCCTTCAATCGCGCCGATCACGTAAAGAAGCATTTCATGAGAATGCATCGCGATCATGTTTACGATGTCTCGAGAATACGAAGACCGGTGGGAACAAACGCACCGAAGCCGTTGCAACAGGATACAACGACAACACCAACAGCGGCGACTGCTAATACGAGTAGTCAGCAGCAACCGCAACACATCACTTGTCAATCAACTTTTCCTAGCAACAAGGGTTATCAGTTACAGCCGAATGTCGCTACATCGGGCAGCGGCACCATCGGTATTTATCAAACAACGGCCATGCCCGCGCCGGGAGGAATCATGCAATCTGATGCTAATAACTGCAACACGGGCAGGCGCGTACAAAACGGCGGTTGCAATAGCAAGAGTCATCTTAAAGGTGGCTCGAAGAGCGCGCAAGAACGAAG atattcctGCGCATATTGTCCATGGAGCGGCGTTGATAATTGGTGTCTGAAACGACATTTGAATACCCACACGAAGCCCTTTGCGTGTAGTTTGTGTGAGTACAAAGCAGCTCGCGCCGAGCGACTTTCCACGCATGTGCTCAAGGTTCACAACAGGAGGCAATGTTCGAGATGCTCGTTCCTTGGCGAAGACGCAGCGCAATTACAGATACATCAACTGCATGTTCATCGAGTTAGCAGTGCGAGTGCACCATCGACATCAACTGCTCAAACGGCACCGCCGCCGAGCAATCGCCACCCGCAACCTTTACA CCCCGTGGGAGGAGGACGACCACCACCTGGGCCACCAGTTTTTCCAGCACCAGCTCCAGCAATCGCACCTGCTACCACTGTAATACCGCCGAGCACTATACTCGG TTACCAGCTATTATCGAGGGAAGAAGCCGAGGAGGACCGATTTTCGGAACCGTGCCATTCCCGAGATCTCACGTGTAGACAGGACGAGAAGGAAAATCAACAAAGACCGAGCGAGAGACGATCTAGGAAGCAGAGCCAACCGAGACAGGTGAAATGGCACTGGGATTCCCGGCAGAATCTAATACCCGCGTTGGGTTTACAAGATCTGACAAACGTCGAGTTGAATAATAGGTATATTAACGGTAAGATAAGCATAATCTCTGGACGTCAACAAAAATGGATACAACGGCGCATGTTCAAGTGTCATTTATGCGAAAAATACGCGCCGGCCCGAGGAGTGAGCCGTCGCCCATATCACAGCAAAGCCTCGTTGATACTTCATACATTATGGCGACATAAACGACCATCTTGTCATGAAAAGAATCGCACGTTAACAGATAGTTTGCCATCGACTATCTCTTCGATCACGCTCAAGGCCACATTTTTCACCAACCCAAATTACAGATATCATAGATAA
- the LOC126858531 gene encoding regulator of G-protein signaling 17 isoform X2: MIEMSSGLGATAMGIGVSHGTGGEGVASGCRLRAQNQGQASGSSTMQHSNPQQSSQQQQQSQQQQQQQAPASQQQSQQQRQTVGFMGRSKKDNCCLCWCCCCSCSLAAVGGNSTGAGGAGDQSKKKGNAGVGEHGSGIGVIDLAGAGAGNGLDGLDGLDGGLECCSLEDVRAWGSSFDKLMRSAAGRKLFKEFLVSEYSEENIAFWLACEQLKRESNPETIEEKARYIYEEYISILSPKEVSLDSRVREIVNRNMVEPTPHTFDEAQLQIYTLMHRDSYPRFVNSEIYRRVARLNSSNPPSPSTGQEHGSGKTKSKRGAT; this comes from the exons ATGATAGAG ATGTCGAGTGGACTTGGTGCAACTGCAATGGGGATCGGCGTTAGTCACGGGACAGGTGGCGAGGGTGTAGCTAGTGGTTGTCGCCTCCGTGCACAGAACCAAGGCCAGGCCTCGGGATCCAGCACGATGCAGCACAGTAATCCGCAGCAGTCGTCTCAACAGCAGCAACAGtcacaacagcagcagcagcaacaagcGCCTGCATCGCAGCAACAGTCGCAACAACAACGCCAGACGGTCGGATTCATGGGCCGATCGAAGAAGGACAACTGTTGCCTATGCTGGTGCTGTTGTTGCAGTTGCTC TTTGGCGGCAGTCGGCGGTAATTCGACGGGCGCCGGTGGAGCGGGTGATCAGAGCAAGAAGAAGGGCAATGCCGGCGTCGGCGAGCATGGCAGCGGCATCGGCGTTATCGATCTCGCGGGTGCAGGTGCAGGTAACGGTCTCGACGGACTCGACGGCCTCGACGGCGGCCTGGAGTGTTGCAGCTTGGAAGATGTCCGAGCCTGGGGCTCGTCCTTCGACAAACTAATGAGGAGCGCCGCCGGACGCAAACTCTTCAAAGAGTTCCTCGTGAGCGAGTACAGCGAGGAGAACATTGCCTTCTGGCTGGCCTGCGAGCAACTCAAGCGTGAGAGCAATCCCGAGACGATCGAGGAGAAGGCGCGCTACATTTACGAGGAATACATATCCATACTTTCGCCGAAGGAA GTGAGTCTGGATTCGCGGGTACGGGAAATCGTAAATCGCAACATGGTGGAACCTACGCCGCATACCTTCGACGAGGCGCAGCTGCAAATTTACACCCTTATGCATCGGGACTCGTATCCGCGTTTCGTCAACAGTGAGATTTATCGAAGGGTAGCCAGATTGAATAGCAGCAATCCACCCAGCCCGAGCACCGGACAGGAGCACGGTAGCGGGAAGACAAAAAGCAAACGGGGGGCAACGTAA
- the LOC126858531 gene encoding regulator of G-protein signaling 17 isoform X3 — translation MSSGLGATAMGIGVSHGTGGEGVASGCRLRAQNQGQASGSSTMQHSNPQQSSQQQQQSQQQQQQQAPASQQQSQQQRQTVGFMGRSKKDNCCLCWCCCCSCSLAAVGGNSTGAGGAGDQSKKKGNAGVGEHGSGIGVIDLAGAGAGNGLDGLDGLDGGLECCSLEDVRAWGSSFDKLMRSAAGRKLFKEFLVSEYSEENIAFWLACEQLKRESNPETIEEKARYIYEEYISILSPKEVSLDSRVREIVNRNMVEPTPHTFDEAQLQIYTLMHRDSYPRFVNSEIYRRVARLNSSNPPSPSTGQEHGSGKTKSKRGAT, via the exons ATGTCGAGTGGACTTGGTGCAACTGCAATGGGGATCGGCGTTAGTCACGGGACAGGTGGCGAGGGTGTAGCTAGTGGTTGTCGCCTCCGTGCACAGAACCAAGGCCAGGCCTCGGGATCCAGCACGATGCAGCACAGTAATCCGCAGCAGTCGTCTCAACAGCAGCAACAGtcacaacagcagcagcagcaacaagcGCCTGCATCGCAGCAACAGTCGCAACAACAACGCCAGACGGTCGGATTCATGGGCCGATCGAAGAAGGACAACTGTTGCCTATGCTGGTGCTGTTGTTGCAGTTGCTC TTTGGCGGCAGTCGGCGGTAATTCGACGGGCGCCGGTGGAGCGGGTGATCAGAGCAAGAAGAAGGGCAATGCCGGCGTCGGCGAGCATGGCAGCGGCATCGGCGTTATCGATCTCGCGGGTGCAGGTGCAGGTAACGGTCTCGACGGACTCGACGGCCTCGACGGCGGCCTGGAGTGTTGCAGCTTGGAAGATGTCCGAGCCTGGGGCTCGTCCTTCGACAAACTAATGAGGAGCGCCGCCGGACGCAAACTCTTCAAAGAGTTCCTCGTGAGCGAGTACAGCGAGGAGAACATTGCCTTCTGGCTGGCCTGCGAGCAACTCAAGCGTGAGAGCAATCCCGAGACGATCGAGGAGAAGGCGCGCTACATTTACGAGGAATACATATCCATACTTTCGCCGAAGGAA GTGAGTCTGGATTCGCGGGTACGGGAAATCGTAAATCGCAACATGGTGGAACCTACGCCGCATACCTTCGACGAGGCGCAGCTGCAAATTTACACCCTTATGCATCGGGACTCGTATCCGCGTTTCGTCAACAGTGAGATTTATCGAAGGGTAGCCAGATTGAATAGCAGCAATCCACCCAGCCCGAGCACCGGACAGGAGCACGGTAGCGGGAAGACAAAAAGCAAACGGGGGGCAACGTAA
- the LOC126858531 gene encoding regulator of G-protein signaling 17 isoform X1, with amino-acid sequence MWRRKQRETVMSSGLGATAMGIGVSHGTGGEGVASGCRLRAQNQGQASGSSTMQHSNPQQSSQQQQQSQQQQQQQAPASQQQSQQQRQTVGFMGRSKKDNCCLCWCCCCSCSLAAVGGNSTGAGGAGDQSKKKGNAGVGEHGSGIGVIDLAGAGAGNGLDGLDGLDGGLECCSLEDVRAWGSSFDKLMRSAAGRKLFKEFLVSEYSEENIAFWLACEQLKRESNPETIEEKARYIYEEYISILSPKEVSLDSRVREIVNRNMVEPTPHTFDEAQLQIYTLMHRDSYPRFVNSEIYRRVARLNSSNPPSPSTGQEHGSGKTKSKRGAT; translated from the exons ATGTCGAGTGGACTTGGTGCAACTGCAATGGGGATCGGCGTTAGTCACGGGACAGGTGGCGAGGGTGTAGCTAGTGGTTGTCGCCTCCGTGCACAGAACCAAGGCCAGGCCTCGGGATCCAGCACGATGCAGCACAGTAATCCGCAGCAGTCGTCTCAACAGCAGCAACAGtcacaacagcagcagcagcaacaagcGCCTGCATCGCAGCAACAGTCGCAACAACAACGCCAGACGGTCGGATTCATGGGCCGATCGAAGAAGGACAACTGTTGCCTATGCTGGTGCTGTTGTTGCAGTTGCTC TTTGGCGGCAGTCGGCGGTAATTCGACGGGCGCCGGTGGAGCGGGTGATCAGAGCAAGAAGAAGGGCAATGCCGGCGTCGGCGAGCATGGCAGCGGCATCGGCGTTATCGATCTCGCGGGTGCAGGTGCAGGTAACGGTCTCGACGGACTCGACGGCCTCGACGGCGGCCTGGAGTGTTGCAGCTTGGAAGATGTCCGAGCCTGGGGCTCGTCCTTCGACAAACTAATGAGGAGCGCCGCCGGACGCAAACTCTTCAAAGAGTTCCTCGTGAGCGAGTACAGCGAGGAGAACATTGCCTTCTGGCTGGCCTGCGAGCAACTCAAGCGTGAGAGCAATCCCGAGACGATCGAGGAGAAGGCGCGCTACATTTACGAGGAATACATATCCATACTTTCGCCGAAGGAA GTGAGTCTGGATTCGCGGGTACGGGAAATCGTAAATCGCAACATGGTGGAACCTACGCCGCATACCTTCGACGAGGCGCAGCTGCAAATTTACACCCTTATGCATCGGGACTCGTATCCGCGTTTCGTCAACAGTGAGATTTATCGAAGGGTAGCCAGATTGAATAGCAGCAATCCACCCAGCCCGAGCACCGGACAGGAGCACGGTAGCGGGAAGACAAAAAGCAAACGGGGGGCAACGTAA